A region from the Hydrogenimonas sp. genome encodes:
- a CDS encoding quinolinate phosphoribosyltransferase produces MIIEEFVKEVLLEDIGRGDLFGRVAPKKDATARIVAKSEGIVAGEPYLEALARFCNLKLEWFRRDGEGFAKGDVILEAAGGAADLLAAERTLLNMLLHASSIATQVQPYIKALEGSGVLLLDTRKTRPMLRNFEKYAVRVGGAVNHRMGLDDALMLKDTHMSLIEDLESFMKRARRKIPFTTKIEIECESVEAAAKAMDVGADIVMCDNMEVEQIREVVLYRNENYPGVLLEASGNITLENIKEVAATGIDAISSGSIIHQSRWIDLSMRIVAD; encoded by the coding sequence ATGATAATAGAGGAGTTCGTCAAAGAGGTACTGCTCGAAGATATCGGCCGGGGCGATCTTTTCGGCCGGGTCGCCCCGAAAAAGGATGCGACGGCACGGATTGTCGCCAAGAGTGAAGGAATCGTAGCCGGTGAGCCCTATCTGGAAGCGCTTGCCCGCTTCTGCAACCTGAAGCTGGAGTGGTTCAGGCGCGACGGGGAGGGTTTCGCCAAAGGGGATGTCATATTGGAAGCGGCCGGCGGCGCGGCGGACCTTCTGGCGGCAGAGCGCACTCTTTTGAACATGCTTCTTCACGCCAGCTCCATAGCGACGCAGGTTCAGCCGTACATAAAGGCTCTCGAAGGGAGCGGTGTACTGCTTCTGGATACCAGAAAGACCAGGCCGATGCTGCGCAATTTCGAAAAGTATGCTGTTCGAGTCGGCGGTGCGGTAAACCACCGCATGGGTCTGGATGATGCACTGATGCTGAAAGATACCCACATGAGTCTCATAGAGGATCTGGAGAGCTTCATGAAAAGGGCGCGCAGGAAGATACCCTTCACCACAAAGATAGAGATAGAGTGCGAAAGCGTCGAAGCGGCTGCGAAGGCCATGGATGTGGGAGCCGATATTGTGATGTGCGACAATATGGAAGTGGAGCAGATCAGAGAGGTTGTGCTCTACAGAAACGAAAACTACCCGGGTGTACTGCTTGAGGCGAGCGGAAACATCACGCTCGAAAATATCAAAGAAGTCGCCGCGACCGGGATAGACGCTATCAGCTCAGGCAGCATCATACACCAGTCGCGATGGATAGACCTCTCGATGAGGATAGTTGCGGATTGA
- a CDS encoding quinolinate synthetase: MQQQELKEKIAELRERLPVTIVAHYYQRDEVFELADITGDSLELARRCKADDREWVLFCGVGFMGQSVKVIAPHKRVAMPKIACCAMARMIDQQCYDDSVAFLEKHGIKEADVLPITYINSSAEVKASVGKMGGMVCTSSNAYKIIEQGLESGKKILFVPDRCLGQNIANMMGLRSCVIGDGKDPNEADIICYNGFCSVHQLFTVDDVNFYRKRYPGIKIAVHPECDPSVVAVSDFCGSTSQLIKYVNELPEDQKVAVGTEYNLVHRMREKNTYVLSSTKPECPTMNETTLEDVYNTLLAIEKGEVPTEIFVDEETAKWANIALERMLAL, encoded by the coding sequence TTGCAACAGCAGGAACTTAAAGAGAAGATAGCGGAACTCAGGGAGAGGCTTCCGGTGACGATAGTCGCCCACTACTACCAGCGCGACGAAGTTTTCGAGCTCGCCGACATTACTGGTGACAGCCTGGAGCTCGCCAGGCGGTGCAAGGCGGACGATCGCGAGTGGGTACTCTTCTGCGGGGTCGGGTTTATGGGGCAGAGCGTAAAAGTGATAGCCCCGCACAAGCGTGTGGCCATGCCGAAGATAGCCTGCTGCGCGATGGCCAGGATGATCGATCAGCAGTGCTACGACGACTCGGTCGCTTTTCTCGAAAAACACGGAATCAAAGAGGCGGATGTGCTTCCGATAACGTATATAAACTCGAGCGCCGAAGTGAAAGCGAGTGTCGGCAAGATGGGAGGCATGGTCTGCACCAGCTCCAACGCTTACAAGATCATCGAGCAGGGGTTGGAGAGCGGTAAGAAGATCCTCTTCGTTCCCGACCGGTGCCTCGGGCAGAATATAGCCAATATGATGGGGCTGCGCTCCTGTGTAATAGGTGACGGAAAAGATCCGAACGAGGCGGATATAATCTGCTACAACGGCTTCTGCTCGGTTCACCAGCTCTTTACCGTCGACGATGTAAACTTCTACAGGAAGCGCTACCCGGGCATAAAGATAGCCGTACATCCCGAGTGCGATCCGTCCGTGGTGGCCGTAAGCGACTTCTGCGGCTCTACGAGCCAGCTTATAAAATATGTTAACGAACTGCCGGAAGATCAGAAGGTGGCTGTCGGAACGGAGTATAACCTGGTCCACAGAATGAGAGAGAAGAACACCTACGTACTCTCCTCCACGAAGCCGGAGTGCCCGACGATGAACGAAACAACACTCGAAGATGTCTACAATACCCTTCTTGCGATAGAGAAGGGGGAGGTTCCTACCGAGATATTCGTCGATGAAGAGACGGCGAAGTGGGCAAATATCGCTCTCGAGAGAATGTTGGCGCTATGA
- a CDS encoding acyl-phosphate:glycerol-3-phosphate O-acyltransferase PlsY produces the protein MSFLTNPNIIFYLAAFLIGGIPFGLILAKIFAGVDIKESGSQSIGATNVLRVVKEKNPKLAKKLAIATVVLDALKGVAVLLVAKLSGMPDATLWAIAVLAVAGHCFSPYLMFEGGKGVATGVGVLAFMMPLVAAVAIAAWYILGKTLRISSLASLGALIVFIVASYIIYPDVPNIHSHAPIWIIAIIVVYKHIPNIIRLFTGRESRVA, from the coding sequence ATGAGTTTTCTGACAAATCCCAATATTATCTTCTACCTTGCGGCATTCCTGATCGGCGGTATCCCGTTCGGTCTGATTCTGGCCAAAATTTTTGCCGGCGTGGATATCAAAGAGAGCGGCAGTCAGAGTATCGGTGCGACCAACGTATTGAGAGTGGTCAAAGAGAAAAATCCCAAGCTGGCAAAGAAGCTCGCCATAGCCACCGTGGTTCTGGATGCCCTTAAGGGGGTAGCGGTACTTCTTGTCGCCAAGCTCTCGGGTATGCCCGATGCCACCCTATGGGCTATTGCGGTATTGGCAGTTGCGGGCCACTGCTTCAGCCCATACCTTATGTTCGAAGGCGGCAAAGGTGTCGCTACCGGCGTAGGTGTACTCGCCTTCATGATGCCCTTAGTAGCGGCTGTAGCGATTGCGGCATGGTACATTCTGGGTAAGACCCTCAGAATATCCTCTCTCGCTTCGCTCGGTGCGCTTATAGTATTCATCGTGGCCAGCTACATAATATACCCTGATGTTCCGAATATCCACTCCCACGCCCCGATCTGGATAATCGCCATAATCGTCGTCTACAAACATATACCGAACATTATCCGCCTCTTCACCGGCAGGGAGAGCCGTGTAGCGTGA
- a CDS encoding dihydroneopterin aldolase, which yields MKISISGLRFEAILGILDFERLKPQPIEIECHITYRYESGEYLDYAEVAKTLEETMKEGKFYLIEEALDALFQKMAEKFPRIETIEIAVSKPDILPNCRVCVSDFRSNL from the coding sequence GTGAAGATATCGATAAGCGGTCTACGTTTCGAAGCGATTCTCGGAATACTCGACTTCGAACGCCTGAAGCCCCAGCCGATCGAGATAGAGTGTCATATTACCTACAGATATGAGAGCGGAGAGTATCTGGACTACGCCGAAGTTGCAAAAACTCTGGAGGAGACGATGAAGGAGGGGAAGTTTTACCTGATAGAGGAGGCGCTGGATGCACTTTTTCAAAAAATGGCTGAAAAATTTCCCCGGATCGAAACGATTGAAATCGCAGTTTCCAAACCTGATATACTCCCAAATTGCCGCGTTTGCGTCTCCGATTTTCGCTCCAATCTTTAA
- a CDS encoding phosphate regulon transcriptional regulatory protein PhoB produces the protein MRILIVEDETTVNKTLSEGLNEFNYQTDSAENYKDGDYYLDIRNYDLILADWMLPDGNGLELIQKAKQNNPKTAVIILSARDDKESEIEALEAGADDYIKKPFDFDVLIARIKARLRFGGSNVIEIDDLSINPQEEKVVYRGKEIELKGKPFEVLTHLARHREEIVSKEQLLDAIWEEPELVTPNVIEVAINQIRQKMDKPLGIQTIETVRRRGYRFCYPQKKGEE, from the coding sequence ATGCGTATACTGATTGTAGAAGATGAGACCACCGTCAACAAAACCCTCTCCGAAGGACTCAACGAGTTCAACTATCAGACTGATTCGGCCGAAAACTACAAAGACGGTGACTACTATCTGGATATAAGAAACTACGATCTAATACTTGCAGACTGGATGCTTCCCGACGGCAACGGACTCGAACTTATTCAGAAAGCGAAACAGAACAATCCGAAGACAGCGGTCATAATCCTCTCGGCACGCGACGACAAAGAGAGTGAAATAGAAGCTCTAGAAGCCGGTGCCGACGACTACATCAAAAAACCGTTCGACTTCGATGTACTCATCGCCCGTATCAAAGCGCGCCTGAGATTCGGCGGCAGTAATGTTATCGAGATAGATGACCTGAGTATCAATCCACAGGAGGAGAAGGTCGTCTACCGCGGCAAAGAGATAGAGCTGAAGGGGAAACCTTTCGAGGTACTCACCCATCTTGCCCGCCACAGAGAGGAGATAGTCTCCAAAGAGCAGCTTCTTGATGCGATCTGGGAAGAGCCTGAACTTGTAACGCCGAACGTTATCGAGGTTGCGATCAACCAGATCAGACAGAAGATGGACAAGCCTCTCGGAATCCAGACCATCGAGACCGTCCGACGACGCGGATACAGATTCTGCTACCCGCAAAAAAAAGGGGAAGAGTAG
- a CDS encoding sensor kinase cusS yields the protein MAGNRSIRSQFLTQLIIASSILLIIFSTMLYTYIKQTLYDELSQELVNQARYIVRTFPDYEEGEKIDAKNLKNALQISAEVIGAPHRFYSSIEWRESKENGKFYLELIYPYNFKAQTYLLVKKDITGMAKMLQKILRSIIVINLISLILIVLYAFGLSAMLLVPITRMSKKLSTLNENFLTTINTRALPEEFVPLGESINRLINRIQTFVKYQKELFIGAAHELKTPLNVMKLKNDVTLIKRREPEKYIEALQLANKTILELNSMIGSILEIGRLEGAHFELPQQVDIIEFIRKKGEDFTLLAKAENRELLLDLQPDSLTGLIQTTLLNQILQNFLQNAIKFTPEGKSILLKTRMVDENKIKLEVIDEGPGIDESIDLFAPFKRVGNAPGAGLGLFLAKSAADAMGARISLKNRSDGKSGTIATLIFATTPQCELPNVG from the coding sequence ATGGCCGGAAACAGAAGTATCAGAAGCCAGTTTCTTACCCAGCTTATAATCGCATCCTCGATTCTTCTGATTATCTTTTCAACAATGCTCTATACATATATAAAGCAGACTCTATACGATGAACTCTCGCAGGAGCTCGTCAACCAGGCGCGCTATATCGTAAGAACCTTCCCCGACTATGAAGAGGGCGAGAAGATAGATGCAAAAAATCTCAAGAATGCCCTTCAGATAAGTGCTGAAGTCATCGGCGCACCTCACCGTTTCTACAGTTCCATAGAGTGGCGCGAGAGCAAAGAGAACGGTAAGTTCTACCTCGAACTGATCTATCCCTACAACTTCAAGGCCCAGACATATCTTCTGGTGAAAAAAGATATAACCGGTATGGCGAAAATGTTACAAAAGATTCTGCGCTCAATTATCGTGATAAACCTCATAAGCCTCATTCTAATAGTCCTTTACGCGTTCGGCCTCTCCGCCATGCTCCTCGTTCCGATTACACGTATGAGCAAAAAGCTCTCTACACTCAACGAGAACTTTCTGACTACCATAAATACACGTGCTCTTCCGGAAGAGTTCGTACCTCTGGGTGAATCTATCAACAGGCTCATAAACCGGATACAGACTTTCGTAAAATATCAGAAGGAACTCTTTATCGGCGCCGCACATGAGTTGAAGACCCCCCTGAACGTGATGAAGCTCAAAAACGATGTGACCCTCATAAAAAGGCGTGAGCCGGAGAAGTATATTGAAGCGCTTCAGCTTGCCAACAAAACGATCCTGGAGCTCAACAGTATGATAGGCTCGATTCTTGAAATAGGAAGGTTGGAAGGGGCCCACTTCGAACTCCCGCAGCAGGTTGATATCATAGAGTTTATACGCAAAAAGGGTGAGGATTTCACTCTCTTGGCGAAAGCGGAGAATAGAGAGCTTCTACTCGATCTTCAGCCGGACTCACTTACAGGCCTGATACAGACGACACTTCTAAACCAGATACTACAGAACTTCCTGCAGAATGCCATCAAGTTCACACCGGAAGGGAAGAGCATTCTGCTCAAAACCAGAATGGTTGACGAGAACAAGATAAAACTGGAAGTGATAGACGAAGGGCCAGGTATCGATGAGTCGATAGACCTTTTTGCACCCTTCAAGAGAGTCGGCAACGCTCCGGGCGCCGGTCTCGGACTCTTTTTGGCCAAATCAGCCGCTGATGCAATGGGCGCCCGTATCTCTCTTAAAAACAGGAGTGACGGAAAAAGTGGAACCATTGCCACTCTGATATTCGCCACGACCCCGCAGTGCGAACTGCCGAACGTCGGTTGA
- a CDS encoding ferredoxin: protein MALMITDECIACDACRDECPNGAIEEGDPIYIIDPDRCTECVGHYDEPACVAVCPVDCIVPDPDNVESVEELKFKFEHLQKEH, encoded by the coding sequence ATGGCATTGATGATTACCGATGAGTGTATTGCATGTGACGCATGTCGGGACGAGTGTCCCAACGGTGCGATCGAAGAGGGAGACCCTATCTACATCATCGATCCGGACCGCTGCACGGAGTGTGTCGGACACTATGACGAACCGGCCTGTGTGGCTGTCTGCCCTGTGGACTGTATCGTTCCGGATCCAGACAATGTCGAAAGTGTTGAGGAGTTGAAGTTCAAGTTTGAACATCTTCAGAAAGAGCACTGA
- a CDS encoding exopolyphosphatase produces MARRTAVIDIGSNSARMVVFERTSRYGFHLLNETRSRVRISEGAYHGDGYLQPLAIERACRALSQFLAIAKSLKVRKTLCIATSAVRDAPNRDEFTKRVEREFGLKIKVIDGEKEAYLGGIAAANLLPITDAVSVDIGGGSTDLALIKENRVVAVHSLELGTVRLKELFFDKKSSIEEAEAYIEEALSTIPENFRSDIAVGIGGTARALAKSIMQRSGHSIEKIHAFSYSVTDESRFLRKVVGAPVLKLSKYGIKKDRLDTIRPGALIFLKVLESLFAKEVVTSGAGVREGLFLSDLLRNSNHLFPANFNPSVRSLLDRFCTDTKLASNLASTSTALFRALEEPFGLPEELLRHLQTAAKLSQIGIKLDFYGYHRHSAYMALNDLDYGFTHEEMILIATLIRFNKRRLPKNSFTKPHKKLLPDGKTLSWLSYIVSLAQTIHISRSYGKVKAAYENGVLSIEAPFDTYLAQERIKELQKPEPIAIKFK; encoded by the coding sequence ATGGCAAGACGCACCGCCGTCATCGACATAGGCTCCAACTCGGCCAGGATGGTGGTGTTCGAGCGTACCAGCCGTTACGGTTTCCATCTTCTCAACGAAACCAGAAGCCGCGTCAGAATCTCGGAGGGAGCATACCACGGCGACGGCTATCTTCAACCTCTGGCTATAGAGAGAGCCTGCCGCGCGCTCTCACAGTTCCTCGCTATTGCAAAGAGTCTCAAAGTCCGCAAAACACTCTGTATCGCCACCTCTGCCGTACGTGATGCTCCAAACCGAGATGAGTTTACAAAACGTGTCGAACGTGAGTTCGGACTCAAAATCAAAGTGATTGACGGAGAAAAAGAGGCCTATCTTGGAGGGATCGCCGCCGCAAACCTCCTGCCGATTACAGATGCGGTAAGTGTAGATATCGGAGGAGGCTCCACAGATTTGGCCCTCATAAAAGAGAATAGGGTCGTTGCCGTTCACTCTCTGGAGCTTGGGACGGTACGGCTCAAAGAGCTCTTTTTCGACAAAAAAAGCTCGATAGAAGAGGCGGAGGCATATATAGAAGAAGCGCTCTCGACCATTCCCGAAAACTTCAGGAGCGATATCGCCGTCGGAATAGGCGGAACGGCCAGGGCCCTTGCAAAGTCGATAATGCAGAGAAGCGGGCACAGCATAGAAAAGATACACGCATTCAGTTACTCGGTTACAGATGAGAGCAGATTCCTCAGAAAGGTGGTCGGTGCCCCGGTTTTGAAGCTTTCGAAATACGGTATAAAAAAAGATAGACTCGATACGATACGACCGGGCGCCCTCATTTTTTTGAAGGTGCTCGAAAGTCTCTTTGCAAAAGAGGTGGTAACAAGCGGCGCCGGCGTGAGAGAGGGCCTCTTTCTCAGCGATCTTCTTCGCAACAGCAACCATCTCTTTCCGGCCAATTTCAACCCGAGTGTAAGAAGTCTGCTGGACCGCTTCTGTACAGATACGAAACTGGCATCCAACTTGGCTTCAACCTCTACGGCTCTTTTCAGAGCTCTTGAAGAGCCGTTCGGTCTGCCGGAAGAGCTGCTTAGGCACCTTCAGACGGCGGCGAAACTCTCTCAGATAGGGATAAAACTCGACTTTTACGGATACCATAGACACAGTGCATATATGGCACTCAACGACCTGGACTACGGTTTTACCCATGAGGAGATGATACTTATCGCCACGCTTATCCGCTTCAACAAGCGAAGACTCCCGAAAAACAGCTTTACAAAACCCCACAAAAAGCTTCTCCCGGACGGCAAAACACTCTCATGGCTCAGCTACATTGTCTCTCTGGCCCAGACAATACACATATCGAGAAGCTACGGGAAAGTCAAAGCGGCATACGAGAACGGGGTCTTGTCCATCGAAGCCCCTTTCGACACCTATCTGGCCCAAGAGCGCATCAAAGAGCTTCAGAAACCTGAACCTATAGCGATAAAGTTCAAGTAG
- a CDS encoding outer membrane protein assembly factor YaeT precursor codes for MKRIVSALLLTAVLAAAQQIKAIKFDGLIHLSPEIAKEIIGITPGEPIDIEKVDEAIKKLYAQGYFSDIWVTEEHGVLTFHFKEKPVISQIEFVGYGESKKDELLSQIGLKKGDIYDERKIEKAAAKLREIIEAEGYFDTVIEPETEKLKNGSVKVKFLVNKGENIIIRKLNLCGAKRLDKRDIESVMANRERDFMGWMWGLNDGKVKLDQLKYDAPRIRDFYMRHGYLDAKVEDPLLRVDFNQYSAILDFKIKEGAVYRVKDVQIELAEPVIDIKELKEDLRVDPGEIFNIDDLRLDMEKLKEKVANRGYAYVRVVPDFIKDEKSHTAVVKYRIFPGRKVHIRDVVISGNSRTLDRVIRREIFLAPGDTYNLTDLRDSKSALMRTGYFESVVIDERRVSEDEMDLYVNVKEAQTGNIMLGGGYGSYDGFIVNASINDRNVFGSGLSMGISLDFSRHRSYFNFNVTNPRIFDSDYSVGFNAYNSQYEAYDYTEKKKGGSVNIGRKIARYWHIGLSYQYFSTQLTGMSTDYPDYDLYNDKPFDTSAITPSLRFNNTDDYYLPRHGMIFGVSAEYAGIGGDARFNKNYINLSIFRGLEDEINYDLILRYKARLGFIPWSEKLPVNEKFFMGGVRTVRGYQSGSISDKDANGYLLGGKYTFSNSLEASIPLVDAAKMRLAFFLDYGMIGENAFTDEKRAGTGVVIEWFSPMGPISLVFARPLMEKEGDQTSTFEFTMGAQF; via the coding sequence ATGAAACGTATTGTATCGGCTCTACTGCTGACGGCAGTTTTGGCGGCAGCCCAGCAGATCAAAGCGATCAAGTTTGACGGTCTTATCCACCTCTCCCCGGAGATCGCCAAGGAGATAATAGGGATTACACCGGGTGAACCGATCGATATCGAAAAGGTGGATGAAGCGATAAAAAAGTTATATGCGCAGGGCTACTTCAGCGATATATGGGTCACTGAAGAGCACGGTGTTCTAACCTTCCACTTCAAAGAGAAGCCGGTCATTTCCCAAATTGAATTTGTCGGCTACGGAGAGAGCAAGAAGGATGAACTACTCTCCCAAATAGGTTTGAAAAAGGGTGACATATACGACGAGAGAAAGATAGAGAAGGCTGCGGCCAAACTGCGTGAGATAATTGAGGCTGAGGGCTATTTCGATACGGTAATAGAGCCTGAGACTGAAAAGCTGAAGAACGGAAGCGTCAAGGTGAAGTTCCTTGTGAACAAGGGTGAAAACATAATAATACGTAAACTTAATCTCTGCGGTGCGAAAAGACTCGACAAGCGGGATATCGAGAGTGTTATGGCCAACAGGGAGCGCGATTTTATGGGCTGGATGTGGGGCCTGAACGACGGAAAGGTGAAGTTGGACCAGTTGAAATATGATGCCCCGAGGATAAGGGACTTCTATATGCGTCACGGATATCTCGATGCCAAGGTTGAAGATCCTCTCCTAAGAGTGGATTTCAACCAGTATAGTGCTATTTTGGACTTCAAGATCAAAGAGGGTGCCGTATACAGGGTAAAAGATGTTCAGATAGAGCTGGCCGAGCCGGTTATCGATATAAAAGAGCTAAAAGAGGATCTTCGTGTGGATCCCGGCGAGATTTTCAATATAGATGACCTTCGGCTCGATATGGAGAAGCTGAAGGAGAAGGTGGCGAACAGGGGCTATGCATACGTACGGGTCGTCCCGGACTTCATAAAGGATGAAAAGAGCCATACGGCGGTAGTCAAGTACAGGATATTCCCGGGCAGGAAGGTACATATCAGGGATGTCGTCATATCCGGAAACAGCAGAACCCTTGACCGTGTGATAAGGCGCGAGATTTTTCTGGCACCCGGAGATACCTACAACCTGACCGATCTTAGAGACTCCAAGTCTGCTCTGATGCGGACGGGCTATTTTGAGAGTGTGGTTATAGACGAGAGGCGTGTAAGTGAAGATGAGATGGATCTTTATGTCAATGTAAAAGAGGCGCAGACGGGTAATATCATGCTCGGAGGCGGTTACGGCAGCTACGACGGTTTTATCGTGAACGCTTCGATTAATGACAGAAACGTTTTTGGGAGCGGCCTTTCTATGGGAATCAGCCTTGACTTCTCCAGACACAGGAGCTACTTCAACTTCAACGTGACAAACCCTAGAATTTTTGACAGTGACTATAGTGTAGGGTTCAACGCATACAACTCCCAGTATGAGGCTTACGACTATACCGAGAAGAAGAAGGGCGGATCGGTCAATATAGGACGTAAGATTGCCAGGTATTGGCATATTGGCCTGAGCTACCAGTATTTCAGTACGCAGCTTACAGGAATGAGCACCGACTATCCGGATTACGATCTTTACAACGATAAGCCATTTGACACCAGTGCCATAACCCCTTCACTGCGTTTCAACAATACCGATGACTACTATCTGCCGCGCCACGGTATGATATTCGGTGTAAGTGCCGAGTATGCCGGTATAGGAGGAGATGCCCGGTTCAACAAGAACTATATAAACCTTTCAATCTTCCGTGGGCTTGAGGATGAGATAAACTACGATCTTATTCTACGCTACAAGGCCAGGCTTGGCTTTATTCCGTGGAGTGAAAAGCTGCCGGTGAACGAGAAGTTCTTTATGGGCGGTGTGCGTACCGTCAGGGGTTATCAGTCCGGCTCCATCTCAGACAAAGATGCCAACGGTTATCTGCTTGGCGGAAAGTATACCTTCTCGAACTCACTGGAGGCGAGTATACCGCTTGTGGATGCGGCAAAAATGAGACTGGCCTTCTTTCTCGACTACGGGATGATAGGAGAAAACGCTTTTACCGACGAGAAGCGTGCCGGAACAGGGGTTGTGATTGAGTGGTTCTCTCCCATGGGCCCTATAAGCCTGGTGTTTGCCCGTCCTCTGATGGAAAAAGAGGGTGATCAGACTTCCACCTTTGAGTTTACGATGGGAGCACAGTTCTAG
- a CDS encoding prephenate and/or arogenate dehydrogenase: protein MVIGIVGLGLMGGSMGLALKGVGEVDTIVGYDHNSEHCKTALEHNLIDAVVSWEELKKSDVIFLAIPVEGIISALQKLEDIDENCTVIDLGSTKSKIVKSIPPSIRKNVVPAHPMTGTEKFGPEAAVANLYRGKIVVLCNIEDSGERQKITAQTLFEAIGMKVVTMDAEEHDRHAAYISHLPHAISYALANAVMAQEDARNILILAAGGFKDMSRLAKSSPVMWEEIFKQNRDNLLEAMDHFEDELKLCRKLINDSDWSSVREWMERANRLHDIL from the coding sequence ATGGTAATCGGAATAGTGGGACTCGGGCTTATGGGCGGCTCTATGGGGCTCGCCCTCAAGGGTGTCGGAGAGGTTGACACGATCGTAGGCTACGACCACAACAGCGAACACTGCAAAACCGCTTTGGAGCATAATCTGATAGACGCGGTAGTCTCATGGGAGGAGCTCAAGAAGAGCGATGTCATCTTCCTGGCAATACCGGTAGAGGGTATAATAAGCGCTCTTCAAAAGCTTGAAGATATAGATGAAAACTGCACCGTCATAGACCTCGGAAGCACAAAATCGAAAATCGTCAAAAGCATACCCCCTTCAATCAGAAAAAACGTAGTTCCGGCCCACCCTATGACCGGAACCGAGAAGTTCGGCCCGGAAGCGGCCGTAGCGAACCTTTATAGAGGAAAGATCGTGGTGCTGTGCAATATTGAAGATAGCGGTGAGCGCCAGAAAATTACGGCACAAACTCTTTTCGAGGCGATAGGGATGAAGGTTGTCACGATGGATGCCGAGGAGCATGACCGGCACGCTGCATACATAAGCCATCTGCCACATGCGATAAGTTACGCTCTTGCGAATGCCGTTATGGCACAGGAGGATGCCCGGAATATTCTTATCCTGGCGGCCGGAGGTTTCAAAGATATGAGCCGCCTGGCAAAGAGCTCTCCTGTAATGTGGGAGGAGATTTTCAAACAGAACAGGGACAACCTTCTTGAGGCGATGGACCATTTCGAAGATGAACTCAAACTCTGCAGAAAACTTATAAACGACTCCGACTGGAGCAGCGTCAGAGAGTGGATGGAGAGAGCGAACAGGCTCCACGATATTCTCTGA